The Streptomyces vinaceus genome contains the following window.
GTTCCCCATCGGCGGCTCGACGGTACGGCTGCCCCGGCAGATCCCGCGCACGCACGCCCTGGAGATGCTGCTCACCGGCCGGCCGTACTCGGCCGAGGAGGCGGCGCGGATCGGGCTGGTCGGCCAGGTCGTCCCCGAGGGGACCGCCCTGGCCAAAGCCCTGGAGATCGCCGAGCAGGTCAACGCCTGCGGGCCGCTGGCCGTCGAGGCCGTGAAGGCCTCGGTCTACGAGACCGCCGAGCTGACGGAGACGGAAGGCCTGGCCTCGGAACTGCTGCGCGGCTGGCCCGTCTTCGACACCGCGGACGCCAAGGAGGGGGCGCGCGCCTTCGCCGAGAAACGGCCCGCCGTGTACCGGCGCGAATAGCCCCCGGCACCAGCCCGTCCCAGCCCCGTCCAGCCCCGGCCAGAGCCGTCCAGAGCCGTCCAGACCATCGGAGAGACAGCCATGACATCCGCCGCGTCCCCGCCAGAGGTGCTGCGCGCGCCCCTCGTCGTCGAGTTCCCCTTCACCCGCTCCCTCGGGCCCGTCCAGAGCGCCTTCCTGACCGGACTGCGCGAACGCGTCGTCCTCGGCGTCAGGACCTCCGACGGCAAGGTGATGGTCCCGCCCGTCGAATACGACCCCGTCACCGCCGAGGAGATACGCGACCTCGTCGAGGTCGGCACCACCGGAACCGTCACCACCTGGGCCTGGAACGGCTCCCCGCGCCCCAGCCAGCCCCTCGCCACCTCCTTCGCCTGGGTCCTGGTCCGCCTCGACGGGGCCGACACCGCGATCCTGCACGCCCTCGACGCCCCCGGCCCCGAGGCGGTCCGCACCGGCATGCGGGTACGCGTGCGCTGGGCCGAGGAGCGCACCGGAGCCATCACCGACATCGCCTGCTTCGAGCCCCACGACGGCCCCGCGTCCGAAGGGGCCGCCCCGCACGACGGCCGGTTCGCCGGAGCCGTCACCGGCATCGTCGCCGCCGCCCGCCTCGACTACACGTACAGCCCCGGCCGCTCCCAGACCGCCTACATCAACGCCCTCGCCGAGCGGCGGACCGTGGGCGAGCGCTGCCCCTCCTGCCACAAGGTGTACGTCCCGCCGCGCGGCGCCTGCCCCACCTGCGGGGTCGCCACCACCGACCACGTCGAGGTCGGCCCGGCCGGCACCGTGACCACGTACTGCATCGTCAACATCAAGGCGAAGAACCTGGACATCGAAGTCCCCTACGTCTACGCGCACATCGCCCTCGACGGCGCCGACCTCGCCCTGCACGGCCGGATCGGCGGCATCCCGTACGACCAGGTCCGCATGGGCCTGCGCGTCGAACCCGTGTGGACCGAAGGCGGCCGCCACCCCGACCACTACCGCCCCACCGGCGAACCGGACGCCGACTACGACGCGTACAAGGAGCTCATCTGATGCCCACGACGAGCAGGTACGCGCGGGACGTGGCCGTCGTGGCCTTCGCGCAGAGCGACCACCGGCGCCGCAGCGACGAACTCAGCGAAGTCGAGATGGTCATGCCGGTCCTGCACCAAGTCCTGGACCGGACCGGCCTGAAGGCCGGCGAGATCGGCTTCACCTGCTCCGGATCCAGCGACTACCTCGCGGGCCGGGCCTTCTCCTTCACCATGACCCTCGACGGGGTCGGCGCCTGGCCGCCGATCTCCGAGTCGCACGTCGAGATGGACGGCGCCTGGGCCCTGTACGAGGCCTGGGTCAAGATCCAGACCGGCGAGGCCGACACCGCGCTGGTCTACTCGTACGGGAAGTCCTCGCCCGGATCCGTACGGGACGTCCTGACCCGGCAGCTCGACCCGTACTACCTGGCGCCGCTGTGGCCCGACTCGGTGGCCCTCGCCGCCCTCCAGGCCCAGGCGCTGATCGACGCGGGCGAGACCGACGAGGCCGGGCTCGCGGCCATCGGCGCCCGCAGCCGGGCCGCCGCCGGGGCCAACCCGCACGCCCAGCTCAGGGGCGACGCCGTCGCGCCGGGCGACTACCAGGTCCGGCCGCTGCGCACGGGCGACTGCCCGCCCATCGGCGACGGCGCGGCCGCCGTCGTCCTCGCCGCGGGGGACACCGCGCGCAGGCTGTGCGCACGCCCCGCCTGGATCACCGGCATCGACCACCGCATCGAGGCCCACGGCCTGGGCCTGCGCGATCTCACCGACTCCCCGTCCACCCGGATCGCGGCCGAGCACGCGGGCGTGTTCGACGCCCCGGTGGACACCGCGGAACTGCACGCGCCCTTCTCCTCCCAGGAGGTCGTGCTGCGCAAGGCGCTGCGGCTGGACGGTGAGGGCGTCGCCGTCAACCCGTCCGGCGGGGCGCTCGCCGCCAACCCGATGATGGCCGCCGGCCTCATCCGCATCGGCGAGGCCGCCGCCCGGATCCACCGCGGC
Protein-coding sequences here:
- a CDS encoding OB-fold nucleic acid binding domain-containing protein — encoded protein: MTSAASPPEVLRAPLVVEFPFTRSLGPVQSAFLTGLRERVVLGVRTSDGKVMVPPVEYDPVTAEEIRDLVEVGTTGTVTTWAWNGSPRPSQPLATSFAWVLVRLDGADTAILHALDAPGPEAVRTGMRVRVRWAEERTGAITDIACFEPHDGPASEGAAPHDGRFAGAVTGIVAAARLDYTYSPGRSQTAYINALAERRTVGERCPSCHKVYVPPRGACPTCGVATTDHVEVGPAGTVTTYCIVNIKAKNLDIEVPYVYAHIALDGADLALHGRIGGIPYDQVRMGLRVEPVWTEGGRHPDHYRPTGEPDADYDAYKELI
- a CDS encoding thiolase domain-containing protein; translated protein: MPTTSRYARDVAVVAFAQSDHRRRSDELSEVEMVMPVLHQVLDRTGLKAGEIGFTCSGSSDYLAGRAFSFTMTLDGVGAWPPISESHVEMDGAWALYEAWVKIQTGEADTALVYSYGKSSPGSVRDVLTRQLDPYYLAPLWPDSVALAALQAQALIDAGETDEAGLAAIGARSRAAAGANPHAQLRGDAVAPGDYQVRPLRTGDCPPIGDGAAAVVLAAGDTARRLCARPAWITGIDHRIEAHGLGLRDLTDSPSTRIAAEHAGVFDAPVDTAELHAPFSSQEVVLRKALRLDGEGVAVNPSGGALAANPMMAAGLIRIGEAAARIHRGESDRAVAHATSGPCLQQNLVAVLEGEPA